One Hyalangium gracile genomic window carries:
- a CDS encoding WD40 repeat domain-containing protein, whose amino-acid sequence MADELQSLTDLSTLERLVKTEGVEALLAALDAALERVPADARAQKEEGLSVGPRTLRIIRSAVALDAGFLEAHPEALFQCLYNRLRWFDAPDSAPHFTPGAKGPWSHPEAHLSSLARQWRRQWEARGGAPWLESLLPLPGELESGDQVLPHGAQVLCAEYSPSGDRLATGSWDEGENVRIWDVATGECLHVMEGHETEVLDVAWSADGKRLASGSRDHDARIWDAETGELLHAMTGQEGRVTSVAFSPDGRLLAAANLGWIVRLFDTASGEEVRTLEGHQQSALSVDFHPSGQWLASGSSDDTARIWDVRTGAQVACIETEGVVHSVAFSPDGEWLALTGREGISLVETRGWTRVRKAGGEDPYSQVSWIGNTRLGVLTYNRLEVLDARSGDVLRTRPYVSDGNERSAAFHPEGKRFALTAADGRVRVSDVDSEPAPSLLAEQDGVQNLWGRVEGEVAIVRKLQESLAVDARGQLRSLPSDPAEAYGQPWKASPDDAWMAYPVSLFDEEPSRLGIRLLEVKSLTPVRSLSVPPEASGGETELFLDERPLAFSPDGQLLAAVVEPGKVRLWRVSDGALLHTLGGHEGPITLVEFTPDGSCVVTGSPEDSRLRLHEVKSGKVVVDTEAIVKPAPAYGAAARAPLIAVGRESGELALFELPTGSRRVIQASEAPVIGVGLSADGSLVAACCRDEVVRIFDARTGALVRELPQPALAFYVALGERMVVTMSNDQYARFFELATGKPLAEIQGSVTPREAVGQPLWEALGDGPFALHRREELTPLVHFHDTMEATVLLRDGLIVGRGRSARDMLYVLKLHLPPSAS is encoded by the coding sequence ATGGCCGACGAACTCCAGTCCCTGACCGATCTCTCCACCCTCGAGCGGCTCGTGAAGACCGAGGGGGTGGAGGCCCTCCTGGCCGCCCTGGACGCGGCGCTCGAGCGCGTCCCCGCGGACGCCCGGGCGCAAAAGGAGGAAGGCCTCTCGGTTGGACCCAGGACGCTGCGGATCATCCGGAGCGCGGTTGCGCTCGATGCCGGCTTCCTGGAGGCGCACCCCGAGGCGCTCTTCCAGTGCCTCTACAACCGCCTGCGCTGGTTCGATGCGCCCGACAGCGCGCCGCACTTCACCCCCGGCGCCAAGGGCCCATGGAGCCATCCGGAGGCGCACCTGTCCTCGCTCGCGCGGCAGTGGCGGCGCCAGTGGGAGGCGCGCGGCGGTGCGCCCTGGCTGGAGTCCCTGCTGCCCCTGCCCGGCGAGCTGGAGAGCGGCGACCAGGTCCTGCCTCATGGCGCTCAGGTGCTGTGCGCCGAGTACAGCCCCTCGGGAGACCGGCTGGCCACCGGCTCGTGGGATGAAGGGGAGAACGTGCGCATCTGGGATGTGGCCACCGGAGAGTGTCTCCACGTGATGGAGGGCCACGAGACGGAGGTGCTGGACGTGGCGTGGAGCGCGGACGGCAAGCGGCTCGCCTCCGGCTCGCGCGATCACGACGCGCGCATCTGGGACGCGGAGACGGGTGAGTTGCTGCACGCCATGACGGGCCAGGAGGGGCGGGTGACGTCGGTGGCGTTCAGCCCGGATGGGCGGCTGCTCGCCGCCGCGAACCTCGGGTGGATCGTTCGGCTGTTCGACACGGCCTCCGGAGAGGAGGTGCGGACGCTGGAGGGACACCAGCAGTCCGCCCTCAGTGTGGACTTCCACCCCTCGGGCCAGTGGCTTGCCTCGGGCTCGTCCGACGATACCGCGCGCATCTGGGACGTGCGGACCGGAGCCCAGGTGGCCTGCATCGAGACCGAGGGGGTCGTCCATTCCGTGGCCTTCAGTCCGGACGGGGAGTGGCTCGCGCTCACGGGGAGGGAGGGCATCTCCCTGGTCGAGACGCGGGGCTGGACGCGCGTGCGCAAGGCGGGAGGGGAGGACCCCTACTCCCAGGTGTCGTGGATCGGCAACACGCGGCTGGGCGTGCTCACCTACAACCGGCTGGAGGTGCTGGACGCGCGCAGCGGCGACGTCCTGCGCACCCGTCCCTATGTGTCCGATGGCAACGAGCGCAGCGCCGCCTTCCATCCGGAGGGCAAGCGCTTCGCCCTCACCGCGGCCGATGGTCGGGTGCGCGTGAGTGACGTGGACTCGGAGCCCGCCCCCTCCTTGCTGGCGGAGCAGGACGGCGTGCAGAACCTCTGGGGGCGCGTGGAGGGCGAGGTGGCCATCGTGCGCAAGCTCCAGGAGTCTCTCGCCGTCGATGCGCGGGGCCAGCTCCGCTCCCTCCCGAGCGATCCGGCGGAGGCGTACGGACAGCCGTGGAAGGCCAGCCCGGATGACGCGTGGATGGCCTACCCCGTCTCCCTCTTCGACGAGGAGCCCTCCCGCCTGGGCATCCGTCTGCTGGAGGTGAAGAGCCTCACCCCGGTGCGGTCGCTGTCCGTCCCGCCGGAGGCGTCGGGAGGCGAGACGGAGCTCTTCCTCGACGAGCGGCCCCTGGCGTTCTCGCCGGATGGCCAGCTCCTGGCGGCTGTCGTGGAGCCGGGAAAGGTGCGGCTGTGGCGCGTGTCCGATGGCGCGCTGCTGCACACGCTGGGCGGCCACGAGGGCCCCATCACCCTGGTGGAGTTCACGCCCGATGGCTCGTGCGTGGTGACCGGCTCCCCCGAGGACTCGCGCCTGCGGCTGCATGAGGTGAAGAGCGGCAAGGTGGTCGTGGACACCGAGGCCATCGTGAAGCCCGCGCCCGCGTATGGGGCCGCGGCCCGCGCTCCGCTCATCGCCGTGGGCCGGGAGTCGGGAGAGCTCGCGCTCTTCGAGCTGCCGACGGGCTCCCGACGGGTCATCCAGGCGTCCGAGGCGCCGGTCATCGGCGTGGGCCTGTCCGCGGATGGCTCGCTCGTGGCGGCCTGCTGCCGGGATGAGGTCGTGCGCATCTTCGATGCTCGGACGGGAGCGCTCGTGCGCGAGCTGCCCCAGCCCGCCCTGGCCTTCTACGTGGCCCTGGGCGAGCGCATGGTGGTCACCATGTCCAACGACCAGTACGCGCGCTTCTTCGAGCTCGCCACGGGCAAGCCGCTCGCGGAGATCCAGGGCAGCGTCACGCCCCGGGAGGCCGTGGGCCAGCCGCTCTGGGAGGCGCTGGGGGATGGGCCGTTCGCGCTCCACCGAAGGGAGGAGCTCACGCCCCTGGTCCACTTCCACGACACCATGGAGGCCACCGTCCTCCTGCGCGATGGGCTGATCGTGGGCCGCGGGCGCTCCGCGCGGGACATGCTCTACGTCCTGAAGCTCCACCTCCCGCCCTCGGCCTCGTGA